The following DNA comes from Nicotiana sylvestris chromosome 10, ASM39365v2, whole genome shotgun sequence.
AGTGAACAAGTGCACATACAAAACTTGTTTCCCAGTGCCACAAGGAACAGTAAAAATCAAAGCTTCACAATGCTTCAGACAATATCCCTGAAAGATAGAGCAGATTAAAACGTACCTTTATAATCCTCAAGATTGAAAATGGAAGCAAAATCCTCATTTTGAGTCTGCAAATGAAAAATATTGTTAGAGAGGATTCAAAGAAATACATTGAAATAATAAAGTCATTGTAAGTTGTTCTGCTCAGAGAATGGGATTTTTTATCATTCGGCTTTAATTTTCCACAAAGATCCTCAAATGTTTAAGCATTTTTTATTGTTCCCATACTACTCCAAAATATCAAGCCagataaataaaatatttaaacacgGAAAAGGAAGAAAATGCAAAAGGCTAGAATGTGCAATGCATGCATCATCAATTTAGCAGATCAATATCCCTAGAATAGTCATGATATTTAAAGCTTAATGCAGATGCTTCAGCATCAGAAAGAAAAGAGTAGTAAAAAGAAATTTCCCAGATATAGAAACTTTATATCGGACCTGAATTTGCAGCAACAGTTGTTCTTGCGCCTCAAGGTTCTGTGCAATTTCTTCACAAATATGATCATATTTTGCAATCTCCTTTCTGAATAGATCCTCATGGGAACCAGTGGATGTCATCAGCTTAGGAAGTATATCATCCTGTGCAATACCCCACAATATAAATGGTAAAGCTGGATCTCGCCGATCCTGGATCAGTGAGCAAAGAAGCAGAACAAATACCAAGAAACAAGCACCTTTCCGATGGAAACAGAAATGTTTGACCAAGACAAAGTGCAATTCATTTTCAGTGACCTGTTGCAGATGGATGACGATTGAAGAGCAACCACTGAATCGAATGATGTAGTGTTAACCTTATGTGTTAGCTTCTTTAAGAGTAATGCTATTTTAAATGTACTAAGGAGGAATCTGTTTGACTTCCTAAGCTCCAAAAGGAAATGGAAGCTCTGAGAATCTGGTAGACTTAACAAGAAGTAGCTAAAATATATAACCAAAACTAGGGTCATGATACACTATAATGCCCCCAGAAGGACCTAGCACATAAAATTAGCTGCACCAAAAGAAATTCACTAACATACAATGAATAGGCCATCATTACCAGGACAACCAAATGCAATGTTCCTCTTTATTTTTTGGGTTGTTAAGCAAATGAGGATTTATTTACTAGTCCACAATACTTTAAGCAAACATATTATTTTGCTCACTTTGGTGCAAGCTTATGTGCTTTTACCATGATAAGTACTGTCAAGTAGCAGACAAAATAAGACCTCTTACATGTGAACTAGCAATAACCTTTGTTTCCCTTCTTTCGAGGAATTCAAAAGATCATACTTGTTCAACAATCCTATGAGCAAAAACAGTACATACATAATGACTATATATTAACTAAAAGTTTCGGACTTAAAAATATGCCCACCTCTTTAAAATAAGAAGTCAAAAGTTACAGTAAGGTACAAGTGGCTATGTTATCATACCTTTCTCTTCATCTCTTTCAGCATATCTTCGAGCCCTGCCCGCTGAGCACCAAGACCTTCTAATTGTCTCTGCAAATATAAGCACCACTAACTTGAATGAGTTTGTGGAGGtagttatttctttatttttattttttgagaaATATTTCTgtggaaaatattatttttttgatgACCGAGAAATCCGTCTGGGGCCGATCCTTTGGACCAACCGCAGCCTtcgaaactcggtggataatgggcccgcccctctacccttctccacttaattATCAGGCTTTGCTTTGCATGGTGTGGGAGCTTGAACCTGTGACCTAAGACACAACACAAATCTGTGGAAACTATTATTGTGGCTGCAACTTAAAGATTGTTCATCCAGTAAACAAAATATTCCACAAAATGGATCCAACAAAAGTCACTGTCTTTTTATACAATAATAATATCCGGGGCCATCTTGTACGCACCTCAACTATTCCACCAGCTACCTCCCACCAGCACAAGTACCAGGTAACGTTGTCTACCAGGGCTTAGGCAGACAGGAAGAAATTGAACTATTTTTGCATCTGTCATTATTTTCCAaactacttttgcaacatgcaaGGCTTACATGCTTCACAACACCCCAAACTTGCCCATTGATTTGTTCGACCCGAGAggactttaaacaagattatcaGGATACAATTGCTCAAATTTATTGAACTTCATTAATGAGGCTTGTTGTTAAGCTTTCTTTTCTACTGTTGTTACTTACGATGTTCATGTTCTCTTTTTGTATTCACTAATAGAGTATTCTTTTAATACACCACTAGCAGCATAAATTTTTACATGGAGTATCTGAAGAAAAAAAGTACTTCATTCTGTATTacaagtaattagacaattttcAAACTGAAAGCAGCTATACCTTTATAAGAAAACATATAGGTGCTGTATACTTTCTTTTAAATAAATAGGTTATATTAACCCGTATCTTTCTTTAATAAGCATCCGTAGTGAGGTATTTTCAAGAGAATATTCTATAGCAACTCTAGAAACACGGTTGCAACATAACCCATAATAAAGGATACAGGAAGAACGGTAACACAATGTAGTCTGGCTAACTCGTCTTACCAAGCTCTGCTTCAGAGCTCCCGCAATGGCATCTTCATTGGCATCCAACGACATGATTGGTCTTGCCAAGGTTGGAAGAGCTGATTCAATCTATCATAGAGAAAAATACACAGGTTAGCCTATGCTTCTGCTAGCCACTCCAGGAGATATATAATTATGTAAGTAATGACTTTAACTATAACATGGCCTATACATACAACAAACTAAGGAGCAAGCACTTCAAAGTTGTGTAGTCAAAATCAGATATCTACGAATTCAAATCTAGTCATTTTAACCAGTTAAAATAAGAATGGCAGCATATATTAAATACATACTAAGAAAATCACCAAGCTCTCCCAATGGCACAAGCTATCGACAGATTTTATCTTTGAAAGCTCATGAACTCAATTTCCACAATTTGACAACTATCCTAAGAACACCCACTAATAATATGTCTATTTACAGAACCAACAGCATGGAACGTCAGATATCTTTTCTACATGTCTTGATGAGTAAAGTTCATTTGACAGAGCTAAATATGCATCACATGACTAGTTATCTAAAATAAGGTTTCACAAAGAATCTAAATGCTAAATAAATACATACTGGATGGCGATCAAGGATTGACATGAGTGCTGAATGATCCCTCACAGATCGTTCAATCCTGGCATCACTCTCTGCAGCTTGCTTCAAGTTAGCTGCAAACCTGTTCAATCTGTCCTGTAGGTTCTTTGTTAGAGTACTAGATTGAGGCCTTGTCCATCGTGTTCCAAATTGACTTCTAAATTGAGAATCTTCTGTTGCTTCTTTTTGCAAAAGCTCCTCAGTTTGGACCAGTAATTCCTGGTTCACCCTCTTCAGATCTTTGAGCTGCTGCAGCTCAGCTTCTAAACCAGCTGGACCACCACAAACTTGAACTGCCTCTACATCTTCTTTTAAGGCCATGGGCAGAGTCAAGTTTCCCTCCAAAGCAAGAATAGAATCAGGCAAGTCCATTTCCCTGAGCCTAACTCGAGCTAGCTCACTTCCCCGTTGCAATCTCTCAGCTTGAGACCTAATGACGTCATCAACCATTTCGGTGTACCTAGAAAGAGCTTTAGCGCTGTTATCAGGAACAAGACTGGCAAACATCTTCTCCTTGCTTGCATCCAGGACATCATTCATTGGCATAGGTTTGACCAATGAAAATGCTGGAAGAGGAGCCAGAGAACTGGCTTGAGGAACTCTCATGAGGTATACTCTATCATTCTCCTTCACAGCTCTCGCCAAGTTTTGATTTAAATTAGCCTCGAGCTTATTAATTGCATCCAAGAGCTGCTGCGCTGCTCCCTTTGGTGATGTTTTTTTGGCCTCAGACAATGCACTAATCCCACTCTTCAACCTCGCAATTTCCTCTGCAATTTCTTCTTTATCGTGGAGCTCCATACCGTACCTATAGCAGGCCTCAGCATAAAACAAGGCTGCCTTGAGCTGAACATGAGCCAGCCAACCCTTATCAAAGTGGTAGTTCAGAGGTGCAACATTTAATGCTGCCAAAGCTTCCTCGTAATAAATCCCTGCCTGTAATCATATGTGCAGTGCTCATTTTAAAATTACATGTTGCATGTATTAGTGCAAAGAGAAAATTCACCAACTTACACCAAAACAGCAGACATATCAGAAAATGTCATTGCCAACATAATATCCAGAATGGCTATTTTTAATATATTATCAAATATCAAGAATGCATTTCGTTGAATCGTCTGCAAGTCGAGTGTTTGTTATTTCCATACAATCAAATAAAATGTTGACTAAACCACAGAAAGTATGAAGTGGCAAAGGCTGAAATAAATAAGGTATTATAACCAATAGAGAACCTGTCTTGAAATCTTTGCACAGACTCCAGGGGTGCTTCCCTTGG
Coding sequences within:
- the LOC104236280 gene encoding vacuolar-sorting protein BRO1-like translates to MASPSSTAATNVMLAIFEKKTVSLDLYRPLRNYIAFNYSEREAQNLEDDLQTLKQYRSEIERVPAASLPARRDILQNYYKALCAVESRFPISPDKDHINSVFFTWYDTFKNKQKAVQQNIHLEKAAVLFNLGAVHSQMGLSLDRSAVEGRRQASHSFIAAAGAFAFLRDNVAMKASMGSSTTVDMSVECAGMLERLMLAQAQECVFENTIAKGSTPGVCAKISRQAGIYYEEALAALNVAPLNYHFDKGWLAHVQLKAALFYAEACYRYGMELHDKEEIAEEIARLKSGISALSEAKKTSPKGAAQQLLDAINKLEANLNQNLARAVKENDRVYLMRVPQASSLAPLPAFSLVKPMPMNDVLDASKEKMFASLVPDNSAKALSRYTEMVDDVIRSQAERLQRGSELARVRLREMDLPDSILALEGNLTLPMALKEDVEAVQVCGGPAGLEAELQQLKDLKRVNQELLVQTEELLQKEATEDSQFRSQFGTRWTRPQSSTLTKNLQDRLNRFAANLKQAAESDARIERSVRDHSALMSILDRHPIESALPTLARPIMSLDANEDAIAGALKQSLRQLEGLGAQRAGLEDMLKEMKRKDDILPKLMTSTGSHEDLFRKEIAKYDHICEEIAQNLEAQEQLLLQIQTQNEDFASIFNLEDYKASRERIYKQIEAAISKYREIKENINEGLKFYVTLQDAITNVKQQCSDFVMTRNIQCREMMDEVQRQISGLSFQDNKGSNGYNYTSVPQSHQVPRSNPQPPTDPANMPNAVRPQTPTYHPPQQPAMAGNPQQPTMPGYTQNPPPYGPPQQPTPPYHLQASGPPYPPPQHQQQPPPNHEYGQPAYPGWRGPYYNAPPQQPAPPQQPGSMPRPPYTVPSPYHPPHHQSGYYRQ